The following are from one region of the Halodesulfurarchaeum sp. HSR-GB genome:
- a CDS encoding thiamine pyrophosphate-dependent enzyme: protein MNQFDAIDSGEEVTSDDYTPEIEPQATWCPGCGDYSVLKALKGAMSDLGRDPEEVLLVTGIGCSGKLNSYFDSYGFHAIHGRTLPLGRAAKMVNEDLEVVAAGGDGDGYGIGGNHFTHTARENHDMTYIVFNNEVFGLTKGQSSPTSPKGHKSKTQLRGVAKDPVRPMSLALSAGASFIARTAATNPKQAQEILVEAIEHDGFAHVDFLTQCPTWNKDGAQYVPYIDVQESDEYDFDVTDRREAAEMMHETEQALYDGKVLTGRYYVEKDRRTYQEEKQARDEMPESPVVGQYFDEEKEWERSYDRLDRHT, encoded by the coding sequence ATGAACCAGTTCGACGCCATCGACTCCGGCGAGGAGGTCACGAGCGACGACTACACCCCCGAGATCGAGCCCCAGGCGACTTGGTGTCCCGGGTGTGGTGACTACTCGGTGCTGAAAGCGCTGAAAGGTGCGATGTCCGATCTGGGCCGGGACCCCGAAGAGGTGCTGCTGGTCACTGGGATCGGCTGCTCGGGAAAGCTGAACAGTTACTTCGACTCGTATGGCTTTCATGCCATTCACGGGCGGACCCTGCCACTGGGGCGGGCCGCGAAGATGGTCAACGAGGATCTCGAAGTCGTGGCTGCCGGCGGTGACGGTGACGGCTACGGTATCGGTGGGAACCACTTCACCCACACCGCCCGGGAGAACCACGACATGACTTACATCGTGTTCAACAACGAGGTCTTCGGGCTCACGAAGGGCCAGTCCTCCCCCACCAGCCCCAAGGGTCACAAATCAAAGACCCAGCTCAGGGGCGTCGCGAAGGACCCGGTCCGACCGATGTCCCTTGCGCTCTCCGCTGGCGCCTCCTTTATCGCCCGCACGGCGGCGACGAACCCGAAGCAGGCCCAGGAGATCCTGGTCGAGGCTATCGAACACGACGGGTTCGCCCATGTGGATTTCCTCACGCAGTGTCCGACCTGGAACAAGGACGGCGCACAGTACGTCCCGTACATCGACGTGCAGGAGTCCGACGAGTATGACTTCGACGTGACCGACCGGCGTGAGGCCGCCGAGATGATGCACGAGACCGAACAGGCACTCTACGACGGGAAGGTCCTCACGGGGCGGTACTACGTCGAGAAGGACCGCCGGACCTACCAGGAGGAGAAACAGGCTCGCGACGAGATGCCCGAATCCCCGGTCGTCGGGCAGTACTTCGACGAGGAGAAGGAGTGGGAACGGTCCTACGATCGGCTCGACCGCCACACCTGA
- a CDS encoding 2-oxoacid:acceptor oxidoreductase subunit alpha, whose translation MTQDELIWRIAGGSGDGIDSTSQNFTKALMRYGLHVYTHRHYPSRIRGGHTYVEVRASEEPVTSRGDGFNVLLALGDSFARNPSEGAVYGDEKTKPLFENLDELNEGGLIIYDTGVLEDEDVGDLETQARENDWHLYPIDLRAIAREHGRDVMRNTAGVGATAALLDMPLDPIQELMSEAMGGDILDANLAVLSDAYEHTNAEFEATHDLRIPKHDHDEEQVLLSASHGISYGAIDEGCRFVSGYPMTPWTDVFTILKREIEDLGGVAEQVEDEIAASMMAIGASHAGAKALTGSSGGGFSLMSESIGLAEMTETPLVMVEAQRAGPSTGMPTKTEQSDLEFVLSTSQGDSSRVVFAPGNVRESYEQTRLAFELAYKYQLPAIVLYDDMLTGEFRNLPRSFFDREANPDLGSVATEAELEDLPHDVGGRYERFRTEGDTDVNPRSLPGMRNGRFLATGNEHWPDGQIAEDTANRIKQMNRRVSKVEVVRDALAEQASPDTVVGDEDADFALLTWGSQKGVVEEAVRRLTESGHSIKALSVSQMAPLRTEEIADFLAGVEEALVVEMNATGQFKGLLQKEFGDYGDVLSSLLKYNGDPFEPAEIIEAVEIKQSGEGGDTSSETTLRPPAGDRS comes from the coding sequence ATGACTCAGGACGAACTCATCTGGCGAATCGCGGGCGGTTCCGGGGACGGAATCGACTCGACGAGCCAGAACTTCACCAAGGCGCTGATGCGTTACGGGTTACACGTCTACACGCATCGTCACTACCCGTCCCGCATCCGCGGCGGACACACGTACGTCGAAGTACGAGCCAGCGAGGAGCCAGTTACGTCCCGTGGGGACGGCTTCAACGTCCTCCTGGCACTGGGTGATAGCTTCGCCCGGAACCCCTCGGAGGGTGCTGTCTACGGCGACGAGAAGACCAAACCTCTCTTCGAGAACCTCGACGAACTCAACGAGGGCGGGCTCATCATCTACGACACGGGCGTTCTCGAGGATGAAGACGTCGGTGACCTGGAGACCCAGGCCAGGGAAAACGATTGGCATCTCTACCCGATCGACCTCCGTGCCATCGCCCGGGAACACGGTCGGGACGTCATGCGAAACACCGCCGGTGTGGGGGCGACAGCAGCCCTGCTGGATATGCCCCTCGATCCCATCCAGGAGCTGATGAGCGAGGCGATGGGTGGGGACATCCTCGACGCCAACCTCGCCGTGCTTTCGGACGCCTACGAGCACACCAACGCGGAATTCGAGGCCACCCACGACCTCCGGATCCCGAAACACGACCACGACGAAGAGCAGGTCCTGCTCTCGGCCAGTCACGGGATCTCGTATGGGGCGATCGACGAGGGCTGTCGGTTCGTCTCGGGCTACCCGATGACCCCGTGGACGGACGTATTCACCATTCTGAAACGTGAGATCGAAGATCTGGGCGGCGTCGCCGAACAGGTCGAGGACGAGATCGCGGCCTCCATGATGGCAATCGGTGCGAGCCACGCCGGGGCCAAGGCCCTCACCGGGTCCTCCGGTGGCGGCTTCTCCCTGATGTCCGAGTCGATCGGGCTCGCGGAGATGACCGAGACGCCACTCGTGATGGTCGAGGCCCAGCGGGCCGGCCCCTCGACGGGGATGCCGACCAAGACCGAGCAGTCCGACCTGGAGTTCGTCCTCTCGACCAGCCAGGGCGATTCGAGTCGGGTCGTCTTCGCCCCGGGTAACGTCAGGGAGTCCTACGAGCAAACCAGGCTCGCCTTCGAACTGGCCTACAAGTATCAACTGCCGGCGATCGTCCTCTACGACGACATGCTCACGGGCGAGTTCCGCAACCTTCCGCGGAGCTTCTTCGACCGCGAAGCCAACCCCGATCTGGGCTCGGTTGCCACCGAGGCGGAACTCGAGGACCTCCCACACGACGTGGGTGGCCGGTACGAACGGTTCCGCACCGAGGGCGACACGGACGTGAACCCGCGCTCGCTCCCCGGGATGCGAAACGGACGATTCCTCGCGACGGGCAACGAGCACTGGCCGGACGGCCAGATCGCGGAGGACACGGCAAACCGCATCAAGCAGATGAACCGCCGCGTGAGCAAGGTCGAGGTCGTCCGAGATGCCCTCGCCGAGCAGGCCTCACCCGACACGGTCGTCGGCGACGAGGACGCCGATTTCGCGCTGCTGACCTGGGGCTCACAGAAGGGAGTCGTCGAGGAGGCCGTTCGACGACTGACCGAGTCGGGCCACTCGATCAAGGCCCTCTCGGTGAGTCAGATGGCCCCGCTCCGTACCGAGGAGATCGCGGACTTCCTCGCGGGCGTCGAGGAGGCCCTCGTGGTCGAGATGAACGCGACGGGGCAGTTCAAAGGGCTGCTCCAGAAGGAGTTCGGGGACTACGGCGACGTGCTCTCCAGTCTCCTGAAGTACAACGGCGATCCCTTCGAACCGGCCGAGATCATCGAGGCCGTCGAGATCAAACAGTCCGGCGAGGGCGGGGACACCTCGTCTGAAACCACCCTTCGTCCCCCGGCAGGTGACCGATCATGA
- a CDS encoding Mrp/NBP35 family ATP-binding protein — protein MQEADVREILSGIEDPDLGTDIVSENLVTNIDVDGDTVTVELALEAVGSPTEESIRASVREALEAEGATVSIETATDDDDDDGLGVENIGPDTETETEPLPGVSNVIAVASGKGGVGKSTISVNLAAGLADRGAEVAIFDADMYGPNVPRMLGVEGAPKATSDEKIVPPEAYGMGVMSIGLMLGEDDPVIWRGAMVHNTLTQLVDDVEWGDLDYLVIDLPPGTGDTQLTLLQSIPITGSVIVTTPQEVALEDARRGLQMFAEHETPVLGIVENMSTFVCPDCGSEHDIFGSGGGERFAEEKDMPFLGAIPLDPAIRSGGDEGAPIVMAEDGETVQAFQDMVSTTADMVGILNRQKHSQ, from the coding sequence ATGCAGGAAGCCGACGTCCGGGAAATCCTCTCGGGGATCGAGGACCCCGATCTTGGTACTGACATCGTTTCTGAGAATCTCGTGACGAACATCGACGTGGATGGCGATACCGTTACCGTCGAGTTGGCACTCGAAGCTGTCGGCTCGCCGACCGAAGAGTCGATTCGCGCCAGCGTCCGGGAGGCCCTGGAGGCCGAAGGCGCGACCGTCAGCATCGAAACGGCGACCGACGATGACGATGATGACGGTCTCGGCGTCGAGAACATTGGCCCGGACACCGAGACGGAGACGGAACCGCTTCCCGGCGTTTCGAACGTGATCGCAGTCGCCTCCGGGAAGGGTGGGGTTGGCAAGAGTACGATCTCGGTGAACCTCGCGGCCGGCCTGGCCGACCGGGGTGCCGAGGTGGCCATCTTCGACGCCGACATGTACGGGCCCAACGTGCCACGGATGCTGGGTGTCGAGGGCGCGCCGAAGGCCACGAGCGACGAGAAGATCGTCCCGCCGGAGGCGTACGGCATGGGCGTCATGAGTATCGGGCTGATGCTGGGTGAGGACGATCCGGTCATCTGGCGTGGCGCGATGGTTCACAACACGCTCACCCAGCTCGTGGACGACGTCGAATGGGGCGACCTGGATTATCTCGTGATCGACCTGCCGCCCGGAACGGGTGACACGCAGCTTACGCTGCTCCAGTCGATTCCCATCACGGGCTCGGTCATTGTGACCACGCCACAGGAAGTCGCTCTCGAAGACGCCCGCCGTGGCCTCCAGATGTTCGCGGAGCACGAGACGCCGGTTCTGGGCATCGTCGAGAACATGAGCACCTTCGTCTGCCCCGACTGTGGCAGCGAACACGACATCTTCGGCTCCGGCGGCGGCGAGCGCTTCGCCGAGGAGAAGGACATGCCGTTCCTCGGCGCGATTCCGCTCGACCCGGCGATCCGGTCCGGCGGGGACGAAGGCGCACCGATCGTGATGGCCGAGGATGGCGAGACTGTCCAGGCGTTCCAGGACATGGTCTCGACCACGGCGGACATGGTTGGGATTCTGAACCGGCAGAAGCACTCCCAGTGA
- the moaA gene encoding GTP 3',8-cyclase MoaA — protein sequence MLEDDFGREVTDVRVSLTDRCNFDCVYCHNEGLGDTRGPMDPQGEEMSADEVIRFLEVVREYGVEKVKFTGGEPMLREDLEEIIRRVPDGMEASLTTNGSFLPDRAADLKAAGLERVNVSQDALDAEAFKQITKSGAYERVLEGVRAAVEAGLTPVKLNMVVFERTAPHVEDMVDFVAENDGLRLQLIEFMPELVEKPEWAIDIDRVHDWLEARADRVETREMHHRNRYFVNGGMVEIVDPVENREFCENCHRVRVTPDGRLKGCLNRTDDLRSMGEMTREEIAATFEATVKNRVPYYGAYMVQNEDGEWVENEAYAVPESEDAGSAIPAPATVGNDD from the coding sequence ATGCTCGAGGACGATTTCGGTCGGGAAGTTACCGACGTTCGGGTCTCCCTGACCGATCGTTGCAATTTCGACTGTGTCTACTGTCACAACGAGGGGCTGGGAGACACGCGAGGACCGATGGACCCCCAGGGCGAGGAGATGAGTGCCGACGAGGTGATCCGGTTTCTGGAGGTCGTCCGGGAGTACGGCGTGGAGAAGGTGAAATTCACCGGCGGGGAGCCGATGCTCCGGGAGGACCTAGAGGAGATCATCCGCCGGGTTCCGGACGGAATGGAGGCCTCGCTGACGACCAACGGAAGTTTCCTCCCTGATCGGGCAGCGGACCTCAAGGCGGCGGGGCTCGAACGAGTCAACGTCTCCCAGGACGCCCTGGACGCGGAAGCGTTCAAGCAGATCACGAAAAGTGGGGCCTACGAGCGGGTCCTCGAAGGTGTCCGGGCGGCCGTCGAGGCCGGACTCACCCCGGTCAAACTCAACATGGTGGTCTTCGAGCGGACGGCCCCACACGTCGAGGACATGGTCGACTTCGTGGCCGAGAACGATGGCCTGCGCCTCCAGCTCATCGAGTTCATGCCCGAACTGGTCGAAAAGCCCGAGTGGGCCATCGACATCGACCGGGTTCACGACTGGCTCGAAGCGCGGGCCGACCGCGTCGAAACCCGGGAGATGCACCACCGCAACCGGTACTTCGTGAACGGCGGCATGGTCGAGATCGTCGATCCCGTGGAGAACCGGGAGTTCTGTGAAAATTGTCATCGCGTACGCGTGACTCCGGATGGCCGGCTCAAGGGCTGTCTCAACCGTACTGACGACCTCCGGTCGATGGGCGAGATGACCCGGGAGGAGATCGCGGCAACCTTCGAGGCGACGGTCAAAAATCGAGTGCCCTACTACGGCGCGTACATGGTCCAGAACGAGGACGGCGAGTGGGTTGAAAACGAGGCCTATGCGGTACCCGAATCGGAAGACGCCGGATCGGCGATCCCGGCACCCGCAACGGTCGGCAACGACGACTAG
- a CDS encoding 30S ribosomal protein S13, which produces MSTEDTEEADEEIRYFVRIGQTDLDGTKSVERALTEMSGIGRRAARVIADVADVDRQATIGALDDDVIEQIVEAVEDFDTHVPDWLTNRQKDFYTGESAHLTGSDVALTRDEDINRMRMIRSYRGVRHERGQKVRGQRTKSTGRTEGTIGVNVEEIREEQAEEEAGE; this is translated from the coding sequence ATGAGCACGGAAGACACAGAGGAAGCGGACGAGGAGATTCGATACTTCGTCCGCATCGGACAGACCGACCTCGACGGGACGAAGTCCGTCGAGCGCGCCCTCACCGAGATGAGTGGCATCGGACGACGGGCGGCCCGAGTCATCGCCGACGTGGCCGACGTCGACCGGCAGGCCACGATTGGGGCCCTCGACGACGACGTGATCGAACAGATCGTCGAGGCAGTCGAGGACTTCGACACACACGTCCCCGACTGGCTCACCAACCGTCAGAAGGACTTCTACACCGGCGAAAGTGCCCACCTTACGGGTTCGGACGTGGCGCTCACCCGCGATGAGGACATCAATCGGATGCGGATGATCCGGTCCTATCGCGGCGTGCGTCACGAGCGAGGCCAGAAGGTACGCGGTCAGCGGACCAAGTCCACTGGCCGGACCGAGGGCACGATCGGCGTGAACGTCGAGGAGATTCGCGAAGAACAGGCAGAAGAGGAGGCAGGTGAATAA
- a CDS encoding 30S ribosomal protein S4 has protein sequence MALPGENTKFYETPNHPYQGERIAEEGDLVGRYGLKNKEELWRAQSELRKYRREARRLLGRVDEESGEEFIERLQRYGVLDADEGLDDVLSLDVTDVLERRLQTVAYRKGLANTVAQARQFVNHGHVTIDGRRVTTPSYTVEVAEEDAVAFDENSALADELHPERASAQE, from the coding sequence ATGGCACTTCCAGGAGAGAACACCAAATTCTACGAGACGCCGAATCACCCATACCAGGGTGAGCGCATCGCCGAGGAGGGAGACCTCGTCGGCCGGTACGGCCTCAAGAACAAGGAGGAACTCTGGCGAGCCCAGTCCGAGCTGCGCAAGTACCGCCGCGAGGCGCGACGCCTGCTCGGTCGGGTCGACGAGGAGTCCGGCGAGGAGTTCATCGAACGACTCCAGCGCTACGGCGTCCTCGACGCCGACGAGGGCCTCGACGACGTGCTGTCACTCGACGTGACGGACGTCCTCGAACGCCGACTCCAGACGGTGGCCTACCGCAAGGGCCTGGCGAACACGGTGGCCCAGGCACGGCAGTTCGTCAACCACGGACACGTCACCATCGACGGCCGGCGGGTCACCACACCCTCCTACACCGTCGAAGTGGCCGAGGAAGACGCGGTTGCCTTCGACGAGAACAGCGCGCTCGCGGACGAACTACACCCCGAACGCGCATCCGCACAGGAGTGA
- a CDS encoding 30S ribosomal protein S11 yields the protein MANEDSTWGIAHIHASFNNTIMTITDQTGAETLAKSSGGAVVKQNRDEASPYAAMQMAEKIAETVMEQGVEGVHVRVRGPGGNQQQNPGPGAQAAIRALARAGLEIGRIEDVTPIPHDGTRAPKNSGF from the coding sequence ATGGCAAATGAGGATTCCACGTGGGGTATCGCACACATCCACGCCTCGTTCAACAACACGATCATGACCATCACCGACCAGACCGGGGCCGAGACCCTGGCGAAGTCGAGTGGTGGCGCGGTCGTCAAGCAGAACCGGGACGAGGCCTCCCCCTACGCGGCCATGCAGATGGCCGAGAAGATCGCCGAGACGGTGATGGAACAGGGAGTAGAAGGCGTCCACGTCCGCGTACGTGGACCGGGTGGCAATCAACAGCAGAACCCCGGCCCCGGGGCACAGGCCGCGATTCGAGCGCTCGCACGGGCGGGCCTCGAAATCGGCCGGATCGAGGACGTGACCCCGATCCCGCACGACGGCACCCGGGCACCGAAGAACTCTGGATTCTAA
- a CDS encoding DNA-directed RNA polymerase subunit D produces MADTFEVEFIESGDREARFLVRGITPDLANGIRRAMLADVPTLSIDTVRFVENSSVMFDEQLALRLGLVPLTTPEGEFEADDVVTLALDVEGPGTAYSGDLVSKDPMVEPAEDGIPIIELKEDQRLEIEADAVLGSGRDHAKHQGGIAVGYRHLQEVEVLGEADEYGADETQIVRGVIEEDGELIPTEEFDNDLRNRYPEQEVAVRDVPNAFVFHVETDGSMPVTELVSRAVGSLYDRAEELETAVSL; encoded by the coding sequence ATGGCAGACACCTTCGAGGTCGAGTTCATCGAATCCGGCGATCGGGAAGCCAGGTTCCTCGTCAGGGGAATCACCCCGGACCTGGCAAACGGCATCCGCCGCGCGATGCTGGCCGACGTGCCGACCCTCTCGATCGATACGGTTCGGTTCGTCGAGAACTCCAGTGTGATGTTCGACGAACAGCTCGCACTTCGGCTGGGCCTGGTCCCGCTGACCACCCCCGAAGGCGAGTTCGAGGCGGATGATGTCGTCACGCTGGCCCTCGACGTCGAGGGTCCCGGAACGGCGTACTCGGGCGATCTGGTCTCCAAGGATCCGATGGTCGAACCCGCCGAAGACGGGATTCCGATCATCGAACTCAAAGAGGACCAGCGACTCGAGATCGAAGCCGATGCCGTGCTGGGCAGCGGTCGCGATCACGCCAAACACCAGGGTGGCATCGCCGTGGGCTATCGCCACCTCCAGGAAGTGGAGGTTCTCGGCGAGGCCGACGAGTACGGCGCGGACGAGACACAGATCGTCCGCGGCGTCATCGAGGAAGACGGCGAGTTGATCCCGACCGAGGAGTTCGACAACGACCTCCGGAACCGGTATCCAGAGCAGGAGGTCGCGGTTCGTGACGTACCGAACGCCTTCGTGTTCCACGTCGAGACCGACGGCTCGATGCCGGTCACGGAGCTCGTTTCCCGGGCTGTCGGCTCGCTGTACGACCGAGCCGAGGAACTCGAAACAGCCGTCTCACTGTAG
- a CDS encoding 50S ribosomal protein L18e has translation MSKTSPRLSSLIAECKSAARETGADIWRDVAGRLEKPRRSHAEVNLSRIERYATEDETIVVPGKVLGSGALRKSVTVAAVDFSSSARTKIEHADGEVLHLEQALEENPEGSNVRVIA, from the coding sequence ATGAGCAAGACAAGTCCCAGACTCAGCAGCCTCATCGCCGAATGCAAGTCCGCGGCCCGGGAGACGGGCGCGGACATCTGGCGGGACGTGGCCGGCCGGCTCGAGAAGCCGCGCCGCTCTCACGCCGAGGTCAATCTGAGTCGTATCGAACGGTACGCGACGGAGGACGAGACAATCGTCGTCCCGGGCAAGGTGCTCGGGTCCGGCGCGCTGCGGAAGTCGGTCACGGTTGCGGCCGTCGACTTCTCCAGCTCCGCCCGAACGAAAATCGAACACGCGGACGGCGAAGTACTCCACCTCGAACAGGCACTCGAAGAAAACCCAGAGGGCAGTAACGTGCGGGTGATCGCATGA
- a CDS encoding 50S ribosomal protein L13, translating into MSLAEFDADLVVDARDCVMGRVATQVAERALAGDRIAVVNAEEAVITGRREDILEKYRTRAQLGSDRGPAYPRRPDRIFKRTIRGMVPYKKDRGRTALSNVRVYVGNPHDKDASVLDDTSIDRLSTTRFITLGTVAEHLGANVTW; encoded by the coding sequence ATGAGTCTCGCGGAATTCGACGCCGATCTGGTCGTCGACGCCCGCGATTGCGTGATGGGCCGCGTGGCGACACAGGTCGCCGAACGCGCTCTCGCCGGCGATCGCATCGCAGTCGTCAACGCTGAAGAGGCAGTCATCACGGGCCGGCGCGAGGACATCCTCGAGAAGTACCGGACCCGCGCCCAACTGGGCTCCGACCGGGGCCCAGCCTACCCGCGACGACCGGACCGGATCTTCAAGCGAACCATCCGTGGGATGGTCCCCTACAAGAAGGATCGGGGCCGAACAGCGCTGTCGAACGTCCGGGTCTACGTGGGCAACCCCCACGACAAGGACGCGTCGGTCCTCGATGACACCTCGATCGACCGACTTTCGACCACCCGCTTTATCACCCTCGGAACGGTGGCAGAACACCTCGGAGCGAACGTCACATGGTAA
- a CDS encoding 30S ribosomal protein S9 translates to MVTNTSGKKKTAIARATVSDGEGRVRINSTPIELVEPEMSRLKMLEPFRIADAELREQVDIDVTVEGGGFAGQADAVRTAISRGLVEFFGDAELRDAFMEFDRTLLVNDVRQPEPKKWGGPGARARYQKSYR, encoded by the coding sequence ATGGTAACAAACACGAGCGGAAAGAAGAAGACGGCCATCGCGCGGGCGACCGTCAGCGATGGGGAGGGTCGTGTGCGAATCAACTCGACGCCCATCGAACTGGTAGAACCGGAGATGTCGCGGCTGAAGATGCTCGAACCGTTCCGCATCGCGGATGCGGAACTTCGCGAGCAGGTCGACATCGACGTGACCGTGGAGGGCGGCGGCTTCGCCGGCCAGGCAGATGCGGTCCGGACCGCCATCTCGCGTGGCCTCGTGGAGTTCTTCGGCGACGCCGAACTCCGCGACGCGTTCATGGAGTTCGACCGCACCCTGCTGGTCAACGACGTGCGCCAGCCCGAACCCAAGAAGTGGGGCGGCCCCGGTGCCCGGGCGCGCTACCAGAAGTCCTACCGGTGA
- a CDS encoding DNA-directed RNA polymerase subunit N: MMVPVRCFTCGNTVGEYWEEYEARASTLDGDEDPEQVLDDLGVERHCCRRMLVSHEDLVDVVSPYQ, translated from the coding sequence ATGATGGTCCCAGTCCGCTGTTTCACGTGCGGCAACACGGTGGGCGAGTACTGGGAGGAGTACGAGGCCCGAGCCTCCACGTTGGACGGCGACGAGGACCCGGAGCAGGTACTTGATGACCTGGGCGTCGAACGCCACTGCTGTCGGCGGATGCTCGTCTCCCACGAGGATCTGGTCGACGTCGTCTCCCCGTACCAGTAA
- a CDS encoding DNA-directed RNA polymerase subunit K — translation MSTQQRYNRYEKARILGARALQISYGAPVLIDTDQTEPILIAAEEYDQSALPFTVRREHT, via the coding sequence ATGTCCACGCAACAACGCTACAACCGCTACGAGAAGGCCCGGATCCTCGGCGCACGGGCGCTGCAGATCTCCTATGGCGCCCCGGTGCTGATCGACACCGATCAGACCGAGCCGATCCTCATCGCCGCCGAGGAGTACGACCAGTCGGCCCTTCCGTTTACGGTCCGGCGGGAGCACACATGA
- the eno gene encoding phosphopyruvate hydratase, with translation MTLIESVRLRPILDSRGNKTVEADIETASGGFGRAAAPSGASTGEHEAVERPVDEAIAAAREHAIPRLEGAAYVGDQREIDQILHAADGTEDFSEIGANSAVAISMAAAKAAADVLGAPLYQHLGGAFRGRSFPTPLGNVIGGGEHAAEATAIQEFLAAPIGAPSIRDAVFANAAVHQRAGELLRDRGYAPAKGDEGAWAPSITEEVAFEIMAEATDSVADSFGFEIGFGLDVAAAELYEDGAYQYGTDSKSTAEQIEYVAEMVREYDLVYVEDPLDENDFDGFAELTDQVGDRTLICGDDLFVTNTTRLAEGIERGAANSILIKPNQIGTLSDTVDAVELAQRSGYDPVISHRSGETEDTTIAHLAVATDAPFIKTGTVGGERTAKLNELIRIGDGTS, from the coding sequence ATGACGCTGATCGAATCAGTTCGGCTCCGGCCGATCCTGGACTCCCGTGGCAACAAGACCGTCGAGGCCGATATCGAGACCGCCTCAGGCGGATTCGGTCGCGCGGCCGCCCCGAGCGGCGCGTCGACCGGCGAACACGAGGCCGTCGAGCGACCGGTCGATGAGGCCATCGCCGCGGCCCGGGAGCACGCGATTCCGCGTCTCGAAGGGGCCGCCTACGTCGGCGACCAGCGGGAGATCGACCAGATCCTGCATGCGGCCGACGGCACCGAGGACTTCTCGGAGATCGGTGCCAACAGTGCCGTCGCCATTAGCATGGCCGCCGCGAAGGCTGCGGCGGACGTGCTTGGCGCGCCGCTGTACCAGCATCTCGGCGGCGCATTCCGGGGGCGATCCTTCCCGACGCCGCTTGGCAACGTCATCGGCGGCGGCGAACACGCCGCCGAGGCGACCGCGATCCAGGAGTTCCTGGCCGCCCCGATCGGGGCACCGAGTATACGCGATGCGGTCTTCGCGAACGCTGCCGTGCACCAAAGGGCCGGCGAACTACTTCGGGATCGTGGGTACGCCCCCGCGAAGGGCGACGAAGGGGCCTGGGCCCCGTCGATCACGGAGGAGGTTGCCTTCGAAATTATGGCCGAGGCGACCGACAGCGTCGCGGATTCGTTCGGCTTCGAGATCGGTTTCGGCCTGGACGTGGCCGCCGCGGAACTCTACGAGGACGGCGCGTATCAGTACGGCACAGACAGCAAATCCACCGCCGAACAGATCGAGTACGTCGCGGAGATGGTCCGGGAGTACGATCTGGTCTACGTCGAGGATCCCCTCGACGAGAACGACTTCGATGGCTTTGCCGAGTTGACCGACCAGGTCGGCGATCGAACCCTGATCTGTGGCGATGACCTCTTCGTGACCAACACGACGCGACTCGCCGAGGGTATCGAACGCGGCGCGGCCAACAGCATCCTGATCAAGCCAAACCAGATCGGGACCCTCAGCGACACCGTGGACGCGGTCGAACTGGCCCAGCGGTCGGGCTACGATCCCGTGATTTCCCACCGTTCGGGCGAGACCGAGGACACCACCATCGCACACCTCGCCGTCGCGACCGACGCCCCGTTCATCAAGACGGGGACGGTCGGCGGCGAGCGAACTGCAAAACTCAACGAACTCATTCGAATCGGCGACGGTACATCATGA